In the Pungitius pungitius chromosome 5, fPunPun2.1, whole genome shotgun sequence genome, one interval contains:
- the LOC119224795 gene encoding leucine-rich repeat-containing protein 43-like isoform X2, which produces MSSNKLSAVLEKQIQRLCLKDFPVGHGTWRRTEGRTEGAETEDTDALLDLLSCPHSPWRHDGSWSPQALALRQLAVLTPEPLHQDLIYNYFTTLRIVDKSVSAIDDGLLKFSKLEELVLSDNHISQICAENLPSSLKILDVRANRLSALDSLTTCPPPCLQYLSLSSNRLGSHQDLHHLTGRHWPQLVGLDLGLCEFEDQQALLRALSTLPSLRTLVLEGNPFTLAPSYPGFTVDSLPGLSCLDTSWISPEERHHFRGFAKNNVAVGWASCTVSVGRMRGIPHPVMRVDENLSDFPVVSYSYFITYEFLSHQAGDPNSDRDSKPDAAQCFSDADLQPHRHSGTESSKLNTGDLLVDPEETCHHIAYVSEHSTSKLMWSGCMDFSHTQTYIVTDLGGLKRFLNGGLCLTIVEEKVQSWPAASEDVLLAKPSRPVKEKSGKGKEDLGKKIKEDKKDKESKQRGDSGTKQKKTTASKGKGKGRRGGDVHTDNSDSVPVEPVTVEVNVGLEKWGRASEAHQPLSPQQNSLNTQPV; this is translated from the exons AGGAGGACCGAAGGCCGAACAGAGGGAGCAGAGACCGAAGACACGGACGCCCTCCTGGATCTGCTGAGCTGCCCTCACTCCCCATGGCGCCATGATGGATCATGGAGCCCTCAAGCTCTGGCTCTGAGACAGCTTGCAGTACTCACTCCCGAACCCCTGCACCAAGACCTGATCTACAATTACTTTACAACACTTCGCATTGTGGACAAGAGT GTCTCAGCCATCGACGACGGCCTGTTAAAGTTCTCAAAGCTGGAAGAATTGGTGCTGAGTGACAATCACATCTCACAAATCTGTGCAGAAAACCTCCCCAGCTCTTTGAAG atTTTGGACGTACGTGCCAACCGGCTGTCTGCTCTAGACAGTCTCAccacctgcccccctccctgcctaCAGTACCTGAGCCTCAGCTCAAACCGCCTGGGTTCACACCAAGACCTCCATCATCTTACAGGAAGACACTG GCCACAGCTGGTGGGTCTGGACCTGGGTCTTTGTGAGTTTGAGGACCAGCAGGCCCTGCTGAGAGCCTTGAGCACGCTGCCCTCCCTCAGGACTCTGGTGCTGGAGGGGAACCCGTTCACTCTGGCTCCCTCCTACCCGGGCTTCACCGTGGACAGTCTGCCAGGACTCTCTTGCCTGGACACATCGTGGATCTCCCCCGAGGAGAGACACCACTTTAGGGGCTTTGCCAAGAACA ACGTGGCAGTGGGCTGGGCCTCCTGCACAGTGAGTGTGGGCAGGATGCGGGGAATCCCACACCCAGTGATGAGAGTGGATGAAAACCTTTCAGACTTCCCTGTTGTCAGCTACAGCTATTTCATCACATATGAGTTCCTTAGTCATCAGGCTGGTGACCCG AACTCAGACAGGGATTCTAAACCTGATGCAGCACAGTGCTTCAGTGACGCTGACCTACAACCGCACAGACATAGTGGGACAGAATCATCCAAACTAAACACGGGAGACTTACTGGTGGATCCAGAGGAAACCTGCCACCACATCGCATATG TGTCAGAACACAGCACATCAAAGCTCATGTGGTCAGGATGCATGGActtcagtcacacacaaacGTACATTGTGACTGATCTGGGAGGCTTGAAGAGGTTCTTGAATGGAGGATTATGTCTTACAATAGTGGAGGAAAAG gtCCAGTCATGGCCCGCGGCCTCTGAAGACGTCCTGTTGGCCAAACCCAGCCGCCCTGTCAAAGAGAAGAGCGGAAAAGGCAAAGAA GATCTGGGAAAGAAAATCAAAGAGGACAAGAAGGACAAGGAGTCaaagcagagaggagacagtggtaccaaacagaagaaaacaactgCTTCCAAAG GCAAAGGCAAGGGAAGGCGGGGAGGAGATGTCCACACAGACAACTCTGACTCCGTCCCAGTGGAACCAGTGACTGTGGAAGTGAACGTGGGGCTGGAGAAATGGGGCCGTGCGTCTGAAGCTCATCAACCGCTGAGCCCACAACAGAACTCCTTAAACACACAGCCCGTTTAG
- the LOC119224795 gene encoding leucine-rich repeat-containing protein 43-like isoform X1, whose translation MSSNKLSAVLEKQIQRLCLKDFPVGHGTWRRTEGRTEGAETEDTDALLDLLSCPHSPWRHDGSWSPQALALRQLAVLTPEPLHQDLIYNYFTTLRIVDKSVSAIDDGLLKFSKLEELVLSDNHISQICAENLPSSLKILDVRANRLSALDSLTTCPPPCLQYLSLSSNRLGSHQDLHHLTGRHWPQLVGLDLGLCEFEDQQALLRALSTLPSLRTLVLEGNPFTLAPSYPGFTVDSLPGLSCLDTSWISPEERHHFRGFAKNNVAVGWASCTVSVGRMRGIPHPVMRVDENLSDFPVVSYSYFITYEFLSHQAGDPNSDRDSKPDAAQCFSDADLQPHRHSGTESSKLNTGDLLVDPEETCHHIAYVSEHSTSKLMWSGCMDFSHTQTYIVTDLGGLKRFLNGGLCLTIVEEKVQSWPAASEDVLLAKPSRPVKEKSGKGKESPIKSGSTKDKKKKCLPEMVQDAPIRRKLGSVHICLQSLVTGGQKVNVLCDLGALHPETEEDAAQTPEEDLGKKIKEDKKDKESKQRGDSGTKQKKTTASKGKGKGRRGGDVHTDNSDSVPVEPVTVEVNVGLEKWGRASEAHQPLSPQQNSLNTQPV comes from the exons AGGAGGACCGAAGGCCGAACAGAGGGAGCAGAGACCGAAGACACGGACGCCCTCCTGGATCTGCTGAGCTGCCCTCACTCCCCATGGCGCCATGATGGATCATGGAGCCCTCAAGCTCTGGCTCTGAGACAGCTTGCAGTACTCACTCCCGAACCCCTGCACCAAGACCTGATCTACAATTACTTTACAACACTTCGCATTGTGGACAAGAGT GTCTCAGCCATCGACGACGGCCTGTTAAAGTTCTCAAAGCTGGAAGAATTGGTGCTGAGTGACAATCACATCTCACAAATCTGTGCAGAAAACCTCCCCAGCTCTTTGAAG atTTTGGACGTACGTGCCAACCGGCTGTCTGCTCTAGACAGTCTCAccacctgcccccctccctgcctaCAGTACCTGAGCCTCAGCTCAAACCGCCTGGGTTCACACCAAGACCTCCATCATCTTACAGGAAGACACTG GCCACAGCTGGTGGGTCTGGACCTGGGTCTTTGTGAGTTTGAGGACCAGCAGGCCCTGCTGAGAGCCTTGAGCACGCTGCCCTCCCTCAGGACTCTGGTGCTGGAGGGGAACCCGTTCACTCTGGCTCCCTCCTACCCGGGCTTCACCGTGGACAGTCTGCCAGGACTCTCTTGCCTGGACACATCGTGGATCTCCCCCGAGGAGAGACACCACTTTAGGGGCTTTGCCAAGAACA ACGTGGCAGTGGGCTGGGCCTCCTGCACAGTGAGTGTGGGCAGGATGCGGGGAATCCCACACCCAGTGATGAGAGTGGATGAAAACCTTTCAGACTTCCCTGTTGTCAGCTACAGCTATTTCATCACATATGAGTTCCTTAGTCATCAGGCTGGTGACCCG AACTCAGACAGGGATTCTAAACCTGATGCAGCACAGTGCTTCAGTGACGCTGACCTACAACCGCACAGACATAGTGGGACAGAATCATCCAAACTAAACACGGGAGACTTACTGGTGGATCCAGAGGAAACCTGCCACCACATCGCATATG TGTCAGAACACAGCACATCAAAGCTCATGTGGTCAGGATGCATGGActtcagtcacacacaaacGTACATTGTGACTGATCTGGGAGGCTTGAAGAGGTTCTTGAATGGAGGATTATGTCTTACAATAGTGGAGGAAAAG gtCCAGTCATGGCCCGCGGCCTCTGAAGACGTCCTGTTGGCCAAACCCAGCCGCCCTGTCAAAGAGAAGAGCGGAAAAGGCAAAGAA TCTCCAATCAAATCTGGATCcaccaaagacaaaaagaaaaaatgtttaccCGAGATGGTCCAGGACGCCCCCATCAGAAGAAAACTAGGTTCTGTCCACATCTGCCTTCAAAGCCTGGTCACAGGAGGACAAAAGGTCAATGTCCTCTGTGACCTTGGGGCTCTGCACCCTGAGACTGAGGAGGACGCTGCACAAACACCTGAAGAG GATCTGGGAAAGAAAATCAAAGAGGACAAGAAGGACAAGGAGTCaaagcagagaggagacagtggtaccaaacagaagaaaacaactgCTTCCAAAG GCAAAGGCAAGGGAAGGCGGGGAGGAGATGTCCACACAGACAACTCTGACTCCGTCCCAGTGGAACCAGTGACTGTGGAAGTGAACGTGGGGCTGGAGAAATGGGGCCGTGCGTCTGAAGCTCATCAACCGCTGAGCCCACAACAGAACTCCTTAAACACACAGCCCGTTTAG